Proteins encoded within one genomic window of Arachis ipaensis cultivar K30076 chromosome B08, Araip1.1, whole genome shotgun sequence:
- the LOC107612891 gene encoding probable transcription factor PosF21, with protein MDKDKPLVHGGGLPPPSGRYSGYSPTGNAFNVKSEPSSSSSYPPMVPGSSPDSSHFGHGMSSDSSGFSHDISRMPDNPPRNRGHRRAHSEILTLPDDISFDSDLGVVGGADVPSFSDDTEEDLLSMYLDMDKFNSSSATSTFQMGEPSNAAAASGSVPTSTPTSGGPTSSAENSVLGNNERPRVRHQHSQSMDGSTTIKPEMLVSGSEDISAADSKKAMSAAKLAELALIDPKRAKRIWANRQSAARSKERKMRYIAELERKVQTLQTEATSLSAQLTLLQRDTNGLNSENNELKLRLQTMEQQVHLQDALNDALKEEIQHLKILTGQAMPPNNGGPMMNFASFGGGQQFYPNNHAMHTLLAAQQFQQLQIHPQKQQQQHQFQQLQQQMLQQQQEQMHQQSGELKIRSSTPSPGPKDNASSDVNPSMGKDC; from the exons ATGGACAAGGACAAACCTCTTGTTCATGGTGGAGGTCTTCCACCTCCATCAGGACGTTATTCGGGTTACTCACCCACTGGAAATGCCTTCAATGTGAAATCCGAGCCGTCTTCATCGTCGTCATATCCTCCAATGGTTCCAGGTTCTAGCCCAGACTCCAGTCACTTTGGTCATGGAATGTCCTCAGATTCTAGTGGATTTAGTCACGATATTAGCAGAATGCCCGATAATCCTCCAAGAAATAGGGGACACAGGCGTGCTCATTCAGAGATTCTAACCCTACCTGATGATATCAGCTTCGACAGTGACCTTGGTGTCGTTGGAGGTGCCGATGTGCCGTCGTTTTCTGACGACACAGAGGAGGACTTACTTTCAATGTACCTCGATATGGATAAATTCAATTCATCATCTGCTACATCAACATTTCAAATGGGTGAGCCATCTAATGCTGCTGCAGCTTCAGGTTCGGTACCCACATCAACTCCTACATCAGGAGGGCCTACCTCTTCTGCAGAGAACAGTGTCCTTGGTAACAATGAACGGCCTAGAGTTAGACACCAGCACAGCCAATCCATGGATGGGTCAACAACCATCAAACCTGAGATGCTCGTCTCTGGTTCAGAAGACATATCTGCAGCTGATTCTAAAAAAGCAATGTCAGCTGCCAAGCTTGCCGAACTAGCCTTAATTGATCCCAAGCGTGCAAAGAG GATTTGGGCAAATAGGCAGTCTGCTGCAAGGTCAAAAGAGAGGAAGATGCGCTACATTGCTGAACTTGAAAGGAAggtgcagacattgcaaactgaAGCAACATCTTTGTCTGCACAGTTAACACTATTGCAG AGAGATACCAATGGACTTAATTCGGAGAACAATGAGCTGAAGTTGCGATTGCAAACCATGGAACAACAAGTTCACTTGCAAGATG CATTAAATGATGCGTTGAAAGAGGAAATTCAGCATTTGAAAATACTGACCGGTCAAGCTATGCCACCTAATAATGGAGGGCCTATGATGAACTTTGCTTCTTTTGGAGGGGGACAGCAATTCTACCCGAATAATCATGCGATGCACACACTTCTAGCTGCCCAGCAATTTCAACAGCTCCAGATTCATCCCcagaagcagcagcagcagcatcaGTTTCAGCAGCTTCAGCAACAGATGTTGCAGCAACAGCAGGAACAGATGCATCAACAGTCAGGAGAATTGAAAATTAGGTCATCTACACCTTCTCCTGGCCCCAAAGATAATGCATCATCAGATGTAAATCCTTCAATGGGCAAGGATTGTTGA
- the LOC107612890 gene encoding electron transfer flavoprotein-ubiquinone oxidoreductase, mitochondrial (The sequence of the model RefSeq protein was modified relative to this genomic sequence to represent the inferred CDS: added 35 bases not found in genome assembly), translating into MLKFCSIFSKSKSKNLFLLRSRTKSTSSSQSSPAAYTFSRRIFPYSKHSSLLAPASISRVPPSRSFATDSEARDSIEYDVVVVGAGPAGLSAAIRLKQLCHQKGADLSVCVVEKGAEVGAHIISGNVFEPRALDELLPQWKQEEAPINTPVSSDKFWFLTKNRAISLPSPFHNKGNYVISLSQLVRWLGAKAEELGVEIYPGFAASEILYDTNNKVIGIGTNDMGIAKDGSKKENFQRGVEVKGRITLLAEGCRGSLSEKIMGRYNLREKGGAEHQTYALGIKEVWEIDERKHQPGAVLHTLGWPLDHKTYGGSFLYHMKDNQISIGFVVALNYQNPFMNPYEEFQKFKHHPAIRPYLEGGTVIQYGARTLNEGGFQSIPYPVFPGGAIIGCSAGFLNVPKIKGTHTAMKSGMLAAEVTFGVLNEGLDMDMYWKALRNSWIWDELYKARNYRPAFENGLIPGLALSGLEHYLLRGKHPFTLKHGKADHEATNAAQLHSPIQYPKADGILSFDVPTSLHRSNTNHEHDQPPHLRLRDPKIPETVNLPVYAAPESRYCPARVYEYVADEHNQLKLQINAQNCLHCKACDIKDPKQNIEWTVPEGGGGPGYSVM; encoded by the exons ATGCTCAAGTTTTGTTCAATCTTCTCCAAATCGAAATCGAAGAATCTCTTTCTTCTTCGGAGTCGTACCAAATCTACTTCAAGTTCTCAATCTTCTCCAGCTGCATACACCTTCTCCCGGCGCATATTTCCGTATTCCAAGCACTCTTCGCTCCTCGCACCTGCCTCCATTTCTAGGGTTCCGCCTTCTCGAAGCTTCGCCACCGATTCAGAGGCCAGAGACTCTATTGAATACGATGTCGTCGTCGTCGGAGCTGGACCTGCTGGCTTATCGGCCGCCATACGCCTCAAGCAGCTCTGCCACCAGAAAGGAGCTGATTTATCGGTGTGTGTGGTGGAGAAAGGTGCTGAAGTAG GTGCTCACATTATTTCCGGAAACGTATTTGAACCTCGAGCGCTGGACGAGCTTCTCCCACAGTGGAAGCAGGAGGAG GCTCCAATCAACACTCCTGTTTCTTCGGACAAGTTTTGGTTTCTCACCAAGAATCGTGCTATTTCTCTCCCGTCTCCTTTTCACAACAAAGGCAACTACGTAATAAG TCTGAGTCAGTTAGTACGTTGGTTGGGAGCAAAAGCTGAAGAGTTAGGAGTGGAAATATACCCAGGCTTTGCTGCTAGTGAG ATATTGTATGATACAAACAACAAAGTTATCGGTATTGGTACAAATGATATGGGTATTGCAAAAGATGGTTCTAAGAAGGAGAATTTTCAGCGTGGTGTTGAGGTCAAAG GTCGCATAACACTTCTGGCTGAGGGATGTCGAGGATCACTCTCAGAG AAAATAATGGGAAGGTACAACCTGAGGGAGAAGGGAGGAGCAGAACATCAGACATATGCTCTGGGAATCAAAGAG GTTTGGGAAATTGATGAGAGAAAGCATCAACCTGGTGCAGTACTCCACACATTGGGATGGCCCTTGGATCATAAAACATATGGAGGATCTTTTCTGTATCACATGAAAGATAATCAG ATCTCTATAGGCTTTGTTGTTGCTTTGAACTATCAGAACCCTTTCATGAATCCTTATGAGGAATTCCAG AAATTTAAGCATCATCCTGCAATCAGACCATATTTGGAAGGCGGAACAGTTATCCAGTATGGAGCTCGCACTTTAAACGAAGGTGGATTTCAG TCTATCCCATATCCAGTTTTTCCTGGAGGAGCAATTATTGGATGCTCAGCTGGCTTCTTAAATGTGCCAAAGATAAAGGGAACTCACACAGCCATGAAATCAG AACGAAGGTCTGGATATGGATATGTATTGGAAAGCTCTGAGGAATTCATGGATTTGGGACGAACTATATAAAGCTCGGAATTATCGACCA GCCTTTGAGAACGGGCTTATTCCAGGATTGGCCTTAAGTGGTCTGGAACA TTATCTACTCCGGGGGAAGCACCCATTTACTTTGAAGCATGGTAAAGCCGATCATGAAGCTACAAAT GCTGCACAGTTGCATTCTCCAATTCAATATCCAAAGGCAGACGGGATTTTGTCCTTTGATGTTCCTACCTCCCTTCACAG GAGCAACACAAATCATGAGCACGATCAACCTCCTCACCTTCGTTTGAGGGACCCAAAGATTCCTGAAACTGTAAACTTACCGGTGTATGCAGCCCCCGAGTCACGATATTGTCCTGCGCGAGTATACGA GTATGTCGCAGATGAGCATAATCAGCTCAAATTGCAGATTAATGCACAAAATTGCTTACATTGCAAG GCTTGTGATATTAAAGATCCAAAGCAAAACATAGAATGGACAGTACCAGAAGGGGGTGGAGGCCCTGGATACTCAGTCATGTAG
- the LOC107612139 gene encoding protein STRICTOSIDINE SYNTHASE-LIKE 13: MEKRNLLIKDEPFIQHPFIVSLVLIVGFVVMDPFHLGPLGNHEFRPVKHDIAPYHQVMKNWPRDNLSRLGLYGKSEFKDQVYGPESLEFDNLGRGPYTGLADGRVVRWMGEELGWETFAVVTSNWTEKVCLRGNDSTTAKQWKHEKTCGRPLGLRFDKESGDLYIADAYYGLLVVGPNGGLATPLATHVDGEPILFANDLDIHNNGSIFFTDTSKRYNRVAHFFILLEGEATGRLLRYDPPTKTTHVVLDGLAFPNGVQFSKDQSFLLYTETTNCRLRRLWIDGPRSGRVEDVADLPGFPDNVRMNEKGQFWVAIDCCRTPAQEVLSHNPWLRNIYFRLPVRMSLLARAMGMKMYTVISLLDDNGRILEVLEDREGDVMKLVSEVKEVNGKLWIGTVAHNHIATLPYP; this comes from the exons ATGGAGAAGAGAAACCTACTCATCAAAGATGAACCCTTTATCCAACACCCTTTTATTGTTTCTCTTGTTCTGATTGTGGGATTTGTTGTGATGGACCCTTTTCATCTGGGTCCATTGGGGAATCATGAGTTCAGACCCGTGAAGCATGACATTGCACCATATCATCAAGTCATGAAAAATTGGCCTAGGGACAACTTAAGCAGGCTAGGACTTTATGGCAAATCAGAATTTAAGGACCAAGTCTATGGACCTGAGTCACTCGAATTCGACAACTTGGGTCGCGGTCCTTACACCGGTTTAGCCGATGGCCGTGTGGTTCGATGGATGGGAGAGGAACTTGGTTGGGAAACATTTGCAGTTGTCACCTCCAATTG GACGGAGAAGGTTTGCTTGAGAGGGAATGATTCAACAACTGCGAAGCAATGGAAGCATGAGAAAACGTGTGGGCGTCCACTTGGTCTAAGATTTGACAAAGAGAGTGGAGATCTATATATAGCTGATGCATATTATGGTCTTCTTGTGGTTGGACCAAATGGTGGACTTGCTACACCTTTGGCAACTCATGTTGATGGAGAGCCTATTCTCTTTGCTAATGATCTTGACATTCATAACAATGGTTCCATCTTCTTCACTGACACCAGCAAAAGATACAACAGAGT TGCGCACTTCTTTATATTGTTGGAAGGAGAAGCTACTGGTAGGCTTCTGAGATATGATCCTCCAACTAAAACAACTCATGTTGTCTTGGATGGCCTTGCTTTTCCTAATGGTGTGCAATTCTCTAAAGATCAATCTTTCCTCCTCTACACCGAAACCACCAATTGCAG GCTAAGGAGGCTTTGGATAGACGGTCCAAGAAGTGGGAGAGTGGAAGACGTAGCAGACCTGCCAGGTTTCCCAGACAACGTGAGAATGAACGAAAAAGGGCAGTTTTGGGTGGCAATAGACTGTTGTCGGACACCGGCACAAGAGGTTCTCAGTCACAACCCATGGCTAAGGAACATCTACTTCCGGTTGCCGGTAAGAATGAGCTTGCTCGCCAGAGCCATGGGAATGAAGATGTACACCGTCATCTCGCTTCTCGACGACAATGGACGCATCCTCGAAGTTCTTGAGGATCGAGAAGGTGACGTCATGAAGCTCGTCAGTGAAGTCAAAGAAGTCAACGGCAAGCTCTGGATAGGAACCGTGGCCCATAACCACATCGCCACCTTACCTTACCCCTGA